AATTTTTGTAAATAAATTATGATGGGTATTCCATATATTAAATATTACAAAGAAGCTAACTGCATATATGAAGAATTCTTGTTTTAGTTCAAAGAGTGCTGCAAATGTTGGTGCAGAGGGTACATTTAATTCTAGTATAATTAATGTGATAATAATTGCAAGAATAGCATCAATTAGGGCTTCAAATCGTTCAGTTTCCATTTATAATTTCTCCTATTTTTCTATAATATTTATCCTGAATATTCCATGTTATTATTGTGATAAAACATGCTATCATCATAAATTCTGGTGTTACTAGTATTCCTAGTATAAATCCTATTATAAACACTGTATAATTAATTAAAGTTCTTGGTGTAACTCTAAACTGTTCTAATTCATCATTATATTTATCATGTTTTCGTACTCTATTTGCTGCAACAAGATATGATATATTTATTATAATAAATAATGTTTCATAGGATATTTCTGGTGCAAGGTATTGTGGATAATGTGCAACCCATACTGTAATATAGGGAATCCATGTTATGAAAAATGTTAAAATCATATATACTGCAATTACTAAATTATCAATATTTTTAACTTTACTAAACATCTTTCTATGATTATTCCAAATACTAGCAATCACAATAAAACTAATAATATATGTGAAATACATTAATTTTAATTCCCAAATACCTTCTAATGTTAAAGTTTCAGGTTGGGGAATTTTAAGAATCATAACGGTCATAATAATTGCAAATATTGCATCTATAAATGTTTCAAATCGTCATGAATCCAGGTTAAACACCTCTTATTTCTTATTATCTAGTTAATATTTTTGTTGTTAATTTTAATTAAAATTTATTCAGATAATTATAGTAAAGATATATAATATTAAAAAAAGAATATAACATAAATACTTTAAAAAATTTTTTTAGGTGAATGATATAATGGGTTTTTATCCTAGTAAAGACTTAGTTAATGCATGGTTTGACACAGCAGATGTATTAATAGCCATTCATAATAATTTCTGTAATGTTATAGATAATCAGTTAGTTCAAATAGTTGAATCACTATCAAATATGGATGGCTCTGATAATATGTCTGAATCTGCTATGGAAATACAATCTTCTGTAAGTCTTTTATCGGACTACGTAGAACGAATACAAGAATATGCATCTGATATTAAATTCAATAATGAATACATACGTGATGATGTTTCAAATATAAAAAATGATGTGGGTAGTATATATGAAGACATACCAGAAATTGCTAGTAATGTAGATGGTATCGGAGAAAAGATATTTGAAATTGGAACTAATGTTGAATTAATAACACAAAATTATTCCATAATTGAGGATATATTCAATAAATTAGAACATATAGATGATACACTAAAGGAATTTAACTTAAATAGGGATGATAATAGTGATTTACAGGAAATATTATCACAACTAGAATTTCTCAATGAACAACTACCTCACCTTACACTATCATTAAAAACAGATAAACCAATAGAAGTATCATCACCAGTTGATGATTTAGTTACTGAAACTGCTGAAAAAAAGGAAGTAGTAACATATAATGATGAATTTGATACAATACATTCTATACTACTTGAAATATCCTCACAATTAAATATGTTAGGCGATAAACTCAGTAGTTCTCCACAA
Above is a genomic segment from Methanosphaera sp. WGK6 containing:
- a CDS encoding TMEM175 family protein; its protein translation is METERFEALIDAILAIIITLIILELNVPSAPTFAALFELKQEFFIYAVSFFVIFNIWNTHHNLFTKI